CTTTTTATTGTTCTTCGAGTtacaagtatgtaaggctaactaaagTTGGTTtaagttcttccatgtgccctaAGTATGTGATTGATTGAGTAGTAAGTGATATAAGCTCCTACGAATGAATTTGAAAGATCTTTTTTTAAATCCTAGTATATTTTTACATAGCTTTGCATGATTGGtagttttcatgaattaaacACTCAAAATAAATGATTATATCTCTCCATACATCAACCCTATTTGAGTATTAAATTTCAATGTATTACACAATGATTGAGTTTAAAAGTTTGATTGGTGAATGTTGAATGAGCATGAGTCGAACTTGAGTTGGGTAGAAGAAGTCTaaatgattgttgatttggagtTCTAATGGCTCATGAATGAGTCTTCAAAAGAATGTCTAATTAAAAaagtgatgattgagttgattagagtccaatgcgtaggggtgggcataaaataccgaaaaccgaattaccgaaccgaaccggctatttcggtatttcggtattcggtattcggtacttGGGTCCGGTATTCGGTACCGGAATATTaaatttcggtatttcggtttcgGTTTCAGTATTTATTAATTATCCCGTTCAGTATTCGGgatttaccgaataccgaattaTTTCTGTTGGGCTCCTAAAAattccttttaatttttaaacataAAGGGCTATAGGCCCATTCCTATAATTTAATCCAGCCCAAGCCCAATTGTCTTCAACATACCCTAACTCCCTAAGTGAAGTCCCTAACAGACTAACACTTAACCTATTCAGTATTCATCTCAATACTTCACTACTATTGAAGTTCTGCTTCTGCCATTCACGCCTCCTTCACTTCAGCCCTTCAACTTCACTACTACAGGTATTTCCCTCTTCTAGATCTACTGTTTCTATGGACggttttattttcttcaagatCTATTGAAAGCTGAACACATTTATTTCCAGTTTGCCCCATGGAATCCATCAGAAGTGCTTATAACTTCAGCTGATTCTCGTATCAGAATTTTTGACGGATCAGATATGATCTATAAGTTTAGAGGTATTTTCTGATGCTACTATTTCTGACTTCTGATTTTGGAGCTGCTtcaggtggtggtggtggtgtgtGTAGTGTGCTGCTGCTGCAGGTAGTGTTGCAGcttatgttgtttgttgttgttgtgtgttgcagctgaatcattttgttgttgttgttgcatgttGTATGCTGTTGCAGGTGCTGTTGACTGTTGTGTGTAGTGTTGCAGCTTGTGTCTAGAATTTGATAATAATTTGACCATAATTAACAGACAACTTGGTAATAATTTGATTCCTTATCTATTGAGAAATGCTAACTCCTGAGAGTCGAAAATAACTTGACGGTTGGATTGACTGATGACCAGGTTGGAACCCAAAGACATCCCTATGGGACTTGCTTGAATCCACACCCACATACCAACATAGGACATATGCTGAGGCTGTCAAGCAGGCAATGTCAAAGACAACTGCAAATTGAATGAAGTCAGGAACAGAGCTTTACTGTATGCTTCATGTTGGCAGGCTTTCATATTCTTTTGAAGAATCTTCATCTACTCGGTTTGACTTCATCCACGTTATTCTTTTTGTCATCCACTTCATGCAAAGGTCATGGCCATAAACATCATGTTTTCGTGTCATATGTAGTGTAATGCCATTAAAGCCTTAGCTACAACAGTTTTCGACACATTAGTCAAAGGAAGCCTGCAATCTGCTCATAGaagttttgttgtcattatattatcattCTTCGGTATGGAAGTATGTTGTATCATTCCACTGAGATTTTCCTAATCTAttactttatttgtttgattaaACTGTCCTTTTACTTTATTGTCTATGTTAGATAATGTTAATCTCCCAAGTACTTGTTTTTACAATATATATGACTTCTCCAATTTTCTGTATCGTGTCTTCTTTCTGCTATTGCATTTGATGTGTTTGCTTCTAGACACAAGGTGATATTTTCTGTATCATTTTGTTGGGATTTGCTGCTCCAGTAACCTGCATAAACACACAAACAAGCAAATAAACAAGAGCAAGGGCCTCCAAGAGCTGTAGTTGTAGTTGTTGGAAGTTGCTGTTGCTCCTCCATGTTCAACTTCAGTTTGCagattgtagttgttgttgtgtgaTGTTTGATGTGATATTCTTGATGAGCAGCTCCTTCCAGGGTGATGTGAATGCACCTTCCATAGTTGTATTTGTACCCTTGTCACACCTACACAAGAAAGATCAAACAAATGCAAACAACCAACCAAGCATAGTTGTCTTCTCAGATTGTGCCAATGTGTTGTGAAACTGTACCTACAGCACCAACAAACAAACAACCAGAAAAAATCTCCAATGTTAAGATGCAAAAATttgggtattaccgaataccgtaccgaaccgaatttttatttaccgattaccgaattaccgaaccgaagtttgaaagttcggtatttggtatatactttgaattaccgattaccgaattatcgaatctaaattttgaaaataccgaaccgaataccgaacgcccacccCTACCAATGCGAGTAGATCGGCTGACTTGTATAAACTAattgatttgagtcttatgagcatattgagttttggaaggaatattgagcaccgaattgggtaagagtgtaGTTATAACTGAATTCCCATGacgatggactttgattgattgtggatacAATAATAGTGATTCGTCCTTTACTCTGGAAAGGTATTGGACAAGTGTGGCAACGACACCGCTTCGTTGtacatcaccggctcatagatgatggttgtcggttagagaaactcccaattaggatatgatcttgcatgataggattgtttgattgagattgtagatgattgagtcgatttgagaaacatttgttaaattctaaatttcttTGAATATCCTCTGAGTTGATTGATGAGTTTGAGGTAAGTGTTATTGACTGTTTCTCCTTTctgccattttatatactcgtacatttcatgtactaacgtcatttggcctgcatcattccATGATGCATatacaggtgttagaaatcCTCAACTGGCGCATCGTTGAAGGTTACTTCTACTCTcagatttggtgagtcctccttgcatCCGGAGGCACTCTGGATTAGTTATCTTTTCTTTGAGTATTTCTTTTTGGGTAGCCACTgatttgtcattggcaccttctggATAGTATTAGAGGCTCCATGGACTGATAGTGGCAGTATTGAGTCATTGTTTTGGTTTCCAAAATTATTCTTTGACGTAGAGTTGAGTAGGGATTTGATTAAATATGTTACTCTTGATGAGTTCTTGATTTGGTTTGCCCCCATGATTGtccccttttttttatttaattcttccgctgaatgaatgaatgtgtgattggaccaagtgattCGATtagggaccaacaatggtcttcgagtgccggtcacgcccagagcaccctctcggggcgtgaaaTTACGGAGGATCCCATAAAGGTtcgaaaaaaattgatcaaaagtcatatcaccaaaataaatagggctaacacacgaaaaatgagaaattcgtctaattccacttgtgcgacccctaaatgctatgaatacgaTGTGGATCATCCAAAGGCTACATGTATTGCTCTCCCAAGAACTTACGGAGGGTCTCATAAAggattcaaaaaataaatcaaaatttatttcacCAAAGTATTCATAGGTTAACACAtactaaaaatgagaaaatcacctaattcagcTTCTGTGGCccctatatgctatgaatatgttGTGTATCAGAGGATACACGTATTTCTCCCCCGGGTACTTATGGAGGGTCCCATatagatttcaaaaaaaattgaccaaaagttATATCACCTAAATATTCATTGgttaacacacactaaaaatgagaaaatagtcTAATTTCATTTGTACGGCCCCTAAATGCTTTTAATACTCGATGAATCGTGCCTAGGTTACACATACTTCTCTCCcgggtacttacggagggtcctataaaggttttggaaaaaattgaccgataatcatatcaccaaaatatctatgggctaacacacaaaaaaaatgagaaaatcgcctaattcctcttGTGCAACGCCTAAATTCTATGAATATAGTGTAAATTATGTCGAGGCTACACATACTTATCCCCTGGGTACTTgtggagggtcccataaagatttcaaaaaaaattgaccgaaagtcatatcaccaaaatattcatggaccaacacacatgaaaaatgagaaaatcacttaattccgcttgtgcgacccctaaatgctatgaatacgtcGTGGATTGTGCAGAGGCTATACGTACTGCTATTTCAAGTATGTAGAGCCCATaaagatttctaaaaaaatgagggaaagtcatatcaccaaaatattcatgggctaacacacacgaaaaatgagaaaatcgcttaattccacTTGTGCGGCCCTTAGTTGCTATGCATATGTCGTGGATCGTGTCGAGACTACACATACTGCTTATACGGATACGTAtgaagggtcccataaaggtttcaaaaaaaaactgaCCAACAGTCAtaacaccaaaatattcatagtctaacacacacaaaaaatgaaaaaatctcttaattttgCTTGTACGACCcttaaatgttatgaatatgtTGTGGATCGTgttgaggctacacgtactgctcTTTCGGTTACTTACGGAGGATCTCATAAAGATATCAAAAAATATTGATCGAAAGTCAcatcaccaaaatatttttatgtgctaacacacacgaaaaatgagaaaatcgcctaattccatttgtgtgacccctaaatgctatgaatacgccTTCGATAGtgccgaggctacacgtacttctCCCCCCAAAActtatgaatttcaaaaacaaaattgatcaaaagtcatatcactaaaatatttataggataatacacacgaaaattgagaaaattatctaattccgcttgtacggaacctaaatgctatgaatacatcGTGGATCATTTCGAAGCTACATGTACTGCTCTTTTGGATACTTACAAAatgtcccataaaggtttcaaaaaaaattgaccgaacaccatatcaccaaaatattcatgggctaacacatacgaaaattgagaaaatcgcataattccgcTTGTGCAGCCCCTAAATTCCATGAATACGCCGTGGATCATGCCGAAGTTACACATTCTGATCCCCCGAATCATTATGGAAAGTTCTGTAAAAGGTTTTTCAGAAACAGTGACTGAAAGatatatcatcaaaaaattcatttactaacacacgaaaaactcaaaaaatcatCGAATTCCTGTTGACtggctcctaaatgctaaaaattgGCGCGGATCATGGCAAGGCTATACGTATATATCCACCAGGTCATTACAGAGAGTCATGTAATGATTTTGCAAAAAGGTAACCGAAatccatatcaccaaaaaatttattgactaacacacacgaaaaattaaaaaaatcatctaattcctttTGAATGGCCCCTGAATGCTGAAAAAGTGGTGTGGATCATGGAGGGGCTATGTACTGCCTCCCAGGATTATTACAGAGGGTCTTGTAAAAGGTTTTTCAAAAAAAGTGACCAGAAGTTAtatcatcaaaaaaaattatttactaaCACGCAAAAAATTGCGAATATCATCTAATTCCTGTTGACtgactcctaaatgctaaaaatggCACATATCATGGCGAGGCTATATGTATATATCCCTTAGGTCATTATGAAGAGTCGtgtaaagattttacaaaaGAGTGACCGAAatccatatcaccaaaaaattcattgactaacatacatgaaaaactgattgtctaattcctgttgagtggcccctaaatgaTAAAAAAGTGGAGTGGATCATGACGAGGCTATACGTACTTCTCCCCCAGGTCATTGCAGAATGTCTtgtaaaggtttcgcaaaaaaATGACCGAAAATCATATCAACACACGAAAATCTGAGAAAATATCATAATTTCTGTTGAGTGATCCCTAAATGCTTAAAAAGTGGCGCGGATCATGGCAGGGCTATACCTACCGCTCCCCCTGGTCATTACGGAGGGTCTTGTAAAAGTTTCGCAAAAAAGTGACCAAAAATCATATTACCAAAAAAGTCATTgactaacagacacgaaaaactgataaaatcatctaatttctattgagcACCCCTGaatgtttaaaaaaaatgacgcaAATCATGAGGAAACTATTTGTACAACTAATAATTAGTGAAAAAGGACCATTAAACCAGATTTCGTTTTCATCCTCCTCAGAGAGATCAATTAATCACTCAACTGTTACATCCCTCATAAATTAACTCCCCAACTTCTTAGTGGTGAAGTCAAAAAATAGGATTATTCTTGAATAATACATATCTTCCAATGGGAAAAAAGGTCAGTAAATAATGTTACACACACTTTCTTGAACTATATAAACAACATAGCTCCTACACAATTAGAAACCATTAATTCTTcaacatattttataagttcTAAATATTAGTACTCTATGATATGATGAACAAATAAAGTAGACTTTTTAAGtgtcttctttttttgtttttgacaACTCTCTGTTATTCTCGAGTCATGAAACTACTCATAGAAAATTATTGGAATTAAGGTCTCAAATTGATAATTTTGATCACATGCTACCAAAGATTGTCCCTTTACCTCCATCTTGTAAAACAAGTCCCGGCGCGCCTATTTCTAAGTTGTGTCCGCCACCTCCACCAACAGTTCCCGCCTCGTTGCCACCTAATGCACCACCTCCAAGGGTGGACGATGATGTCGTCCGCCCGTCAACGGAATTATATGTATAGTGGTGCTAGTGTTATTACGTTGTATGCACATTTTAAATTGAATGTATAATCAGCTTTCTCAAGGGACCAATCACCTCTCCcaccaaaaaaatataagagCATGTATTTTCCTTGTTTgttctagaaaaaaaatgatggaTATTATTTTTTGTCATAAATAAAGAGCAAAAAGCAATAACCTTAACTGTATTTAGGAATGTTCATGGTTTGgtttaaatactttaaaatctcTTCACATATTACACTGACAAGAACACAATATAACGAGCTGCTAAAGAATTACATtagaaccaaaaacaaaaatctctTTTTGCTGCATCTATGGAGAGTGAAGCCTAGCGAGCATGTTCATGATTCGCGAGGCTTCATTGTATAAAAACTGCAACTAAGAAAAAACTCTACCAAACTGCAGAAACGAGGCCCCAACTGTGAAGACGAAACAAGAACATGGCAAGGAAGACCCTGAGTGGTGATTTATCAACCAAGGGATCTTGAAACTGCAGAATCGCCATAAAGATTTCTTCATGAGAATGTCAAACCTCGCGAATCAGTTAGCTTCTGATCTACAGAGTCTACTATTTTGTGGCTTTACCCTTACTTTTACCACCCTTCTTTTTCTGCATACCACCACGTTTGTGGTCCTGCGCTCTTTCATGGGGATTATTTACCTCCTTGAATTTGATTGGCTTTATGATACTACCGCTCCTCTTTACCACCTGTCAGAATTATAACATAAGCAAGCAAACACCTAAACCACCTCCAAATCGTAGTCCCAAACCCTAGCTCCTCCCCCCAAAACAGAAAGCAACAAAAGAGAACCATTTAGaagcaaaaaataaaagtaaagggCTAAGGAGAAGGAATAACTTCAATGCAATTAGATTCTAAAATTTTAGATACAGGCCTTGCCGCTtctatataacaaaaatattttagttttcGAAGGGCGGGAGGGGGGTTTCAGATACAGGATTGTATACTCCAGGAAACAAGAATATAGACAGAGAGAGAAAACTAAAATTCGATTGTATGCTTCAGGACAGACCTCTGGGCGAATAAGAGCTGGAACTGCTATTCCGGGGTTGAATTCAGGTCCAATGGGCATCCGAATGCTCCCCTCAAAAACTTCTTGGGAAGTAAAGGGATAAGGTAATGTTGGCGTGTATAATTTTTCAGCCTGCATGagaaaatagaaattaagcaaaCATTGTGGCAACAACCGTACACTTTAAGCAAAGACAAGCAACACTGAAGACATAGCCTTCGGTACAGAGAAGCATTTGTTGGACAGGTCTGAGACAGATTAGGAAACCACCTGAAGAACAATTAGTCATGtggataaataatgaaagtAACGTATGTCTGAACATATCCAGCACAGACGACATGTCCATAACCAAATCTACATAAAGTTAAGAATAGTGTTTCCTGTAAAATGAATGATGGTGAAGTTGAAACTCTCCTCTACTGCTTCCTGCGTTACTCTGTTCTTTTGTTTATTTACTTTGTTTGATTAGCAATCCAACTTCTCCTTGATTGCAGAAAGATGATTTTAACTTCACTAAATATTTAGTAGATTTTAATTTCACTAATTTAAAGCCAAGGGAAAaggcaaataaaataaattattatcacGCATGCACTCTGCAATCACCATCAGTAACGCCTAAGTTTAGCCTCAATATCTAAAATCAAAATTGGCATCAATCACGAGACTGTTGATTCTTAAATCAGGTTAAAGATGAAGTTTGTCAATGGACTAACCTTCTTATCCCTCTTTTCGGAGATGATAACATGATTCAGATTTGCATCCTTTCTCTTCTTGAGAGCttcttcccttttctttttggcatTATCGTGTTCTTCAAGCATCCAAGAAGGCGGACCTCTCTTCTTTTGTATATTGGTCCATTGGCCCCAACCAGGCAGTAATACAGGTTTCTCAGGCTCTGGAACTTCCTCATTCAAGGCATCTTGTTTTTCCCTTTCAAAGTCATCTTCAACATCATCACCAGCAAAAGCACGCCGGATAAGTTCTTCTTGAGATGGGATTTCATATGTGGACTTAGTCTCAGATGTTAAAATCCCATCAACCATTTCTCCTCCACTATCTGCATCGCTATCCTCATCAATTTCCTGCAAGCAGAATTAAGATTAAACAGTAACAAACAGGTCAGAGAAAGTTGCATTGTGGATTCAGCATATAGAGAGATTACCTCCCCATCAGGTCTACTCTCAACAGGTTCTGTGATCTGTAAAGAAATTGCACTCTTTGCATTTGCAGATTTTGTCTGCTTCCCTTTAGCTGATGAATCATTCATCTGTTCACCAAATATACCAATAAGACTAACTTTGCCAAAAGGAGTAAGAAGACTGATTTTGAGACAACAAAAGTTGAACCTTTTTCCACGAGTCGACTGCACAAATGGAAACTTCGTATGATGTCTTTGAGCCTGGGTCTCTCACAATGTCATCAAAACTCTGAAACACAGGACAAGTCAAACTTTAATTACCACAAACAACGCAGAAAAGAGGGCAATATGAGATGGTACCGCaggatttgatgaatttcacAACAGAATTACCTTTAACAGAGAATCATGACCAATCTCAGACTCATCACGAAGTGAATTGGGATCAAAATGAACTTCCCTCTCCGAAAAATTGCTTTCTTCATGAGCACTGATGCCAATTTCTCTGGCATCTGTCTCACCTTCACTATCACTGTCACCATAGTAATTGTCTGATTTCACGTTCTTTTTGGGTTCAGGTGCCTGCTTTTTTTGAGCACCAAAAACCCTCCTACCAGTCAAAACATTTGTTCCTTGAGTTTTTGGCTCGTTCTTGTCTTCTAATTCCTTCAACGATGACTCAAACTCTTCTAGAGCAAGCTTTGCTTCTTCATCGGCCGCCTCTTTCCTTCTTTTCAATCCACGGACCTGTGAAATGGCAGTACCATAGATGAATTTCCAAACCTCAAAAAATTTAGAGCAAGCAGTGGCGCAAAGGAAAGATTGATAACATTACCATGAAAGGTAAGGAAAGCACTCCTGATGATGGCAACTCTTCGTCCCCTTCTAAGACTTCAGTGGTCTTGTCCTTTGCTTTCTTCAACAGTTTTACTGCAGCATCCTGATCTGATCCATCAGAAGTCTCATCAAGGTCATCCTCATCACTGCTTTCTTCACTACTACTGCTCTCGTTCATGTTATTTGCTTTTCTGGACAAGAGGGCATGCTGATTCAGCTGTTCAGCAATAGCAGCTCGTGTTCCGTCATCTTGCACATCCAAGCCACGTTTTAAGATGCGCTTTGCCCACTTGGAGCTGTTCTTGTGCTTCAGGGTCAAGCGTTCCTACATAAAATTTAATCGCAAAAGAGACAAACTcaatcaaaaaagaagaaaatactcCTACACAAGTTCACACAAGTCTTGAATGAAATTACCTCTGCCCTTTTGAATTCTTGCTTCACTGCCTGCTCTTTGGCTGCTTCTGGATCTGTTTCAATTGCAGTACCTGCTTGTTTCAATCTATCTTTTTTTAGCAAACGATGATACACTTTCGATTTTATCTTCTTGACTCGTTTTGCCTTCATTTCATGACGGAAAAGAAGACTACGCATCTTAGCAAGCTGGTCTTGGCGCTCCCTCACATCCTCTACAGATATCTGCCAAAGTGGTAAACattaaatatgatacaaaaattTACAGGGACTGTTTTcctctaaaaaaaattgaatgaatAACAATTGATAAGAAATAAATGTGTAGAATTTTATGACCACTATACCTTATTAAGTTCAAGAAGTCGTGCACCATCTTTACTATGAGCTTCAACGACCTCGTGATTATTGAAAAGAGAagcaatttttttctcaaaatcacTTCTTGGTTCAAATTCAGCAGCCATTGCTCCTACGGTAGAAAATCCCACGTCCTTATCTTTGCCAAAATATATAGTCGGCGCCTCTCTGTTTCTTTTGACATGAGGTTCCCATTTCGTAACATCCTTCCTGATAAAACCATAAGCTGCATCTCTTTCCAATCTCTCTCGATCTGGTTTTGGAAGAGGTGCATGAATAGGCATGGACTTCTTCTCCATCCGACTCATGCTCTTTCTAAGTTTGGCATGGTCAGACTTCCCATGAAGGGGGTCCAGAAGATCCTGGATGCTAATGTGGCCATCCCCATCCAAAATATCACGACTGGGATTATACTCAGACTCTGAATATGCCTCAGATATGATAAcatcatttttcttcttcttgccTATCATATAGATCTTGTGATCAGTCCTCATTGTGGATTACACAATATATTCAAAGAAATGACATGTAATGACAAAAATCCTCTTTTGTCCGAGGCTGAGGAGAATGCATGGTTTTGTGGAAAGCGGGGCACTTAATAAGCATGTTTCTCCAACAAAATAAAGGGAAAGAAACATGGAATAgccaaaaaaaacaaactaaaattTAGTTGATTTCCACATCACACATGTACAAGTAGCACATACAAATCATGgctaataaatatataaacagATTGACTTTGGCGAAACACATCATATTCTACTAGTAATTGCAAGCATGAAACTCAAGAAATGTGGGTAGGACGTTTACCATCAAAAGCATCAATCGGAAGTCCAGTAATTTCTTGCAACATTCGTGAATGCCTTCCATcatcctcttcctcttcctcttcctcgtCATCATCATTTCCTCTCTGACCACCCTCATCATCATCACCATCTTCTTCATCGGATGGTACATTTTCATCCTACATAAGAAAAATACAATGCCTATAAATCCaccataaccaaaaaaaaaaaaaaaacgtgaattCTCTGTTCCCATCTTCTGCAGCTAATgcaaatcaaattttaaaagggAAAAACAAGTACTCTTTTTGTCCAAAACACTTCCTGATTCAAACTAAGTGAAACTCAGACTAACATTATAAAATGTACTTATTCCTCATTAAAAGAGAAAGTGCTACTTATATATCTTACCTGTAGGTTcagaaaatttaaatttaattgggAATAAAGAAAAATTAGTCTTTAGTCTCCATA
This DNA window, taken from Solanum dulcamara chromosome 3, daSolDulc1.2, whole genome shotgun sequence, encodes the following:
- the LOC129882196 gene encoding uncharacterized protein LOC129882196; translated protein: MAGTKRKTREGHRQNKGRDFNKKNKGSSEGKDGRRKRVGPRLPNAMLKELQLPKRYTDSDDEDIGSDDAVNDLYEYEEGVAEEESRKNRRFDPVENYQYELPDEFEDENVPSDEEDGDDDEGGQRGNDDDEEEEEEEDDGRHSRMLQEITGLPIDAFDGKKKKNDVIISEAYSESEYNPSRDILDGDGHISIQDLLDPLHGKSDHAKLRKSMSRMEKKSMPIHAPLPKPDRERLERDAAYGFIRKDVTKWEPHVKRNREAPTIYFGKDKDVGFSTVGAMAAEFEPRSDFEKKIASLFNNHEVVEAHSKDGARLLELNKISVEDVRERQDQLAKMRSLLFRHEMKAKRVKKIKSKVYHRLLKKDRLKQAGTAIETDPEAAKEQAVKQEFKRAEERLTLKHKNSSKWAKRILKRGLDVQDDGTRAAIAEQLNQHALLSRKANNMNESSSSEESSDEDDLDETSDGSDQDAAVKLLKKAKDKTTEVLEGDEELPSSGVLSLPFMVRGLKRRKEAADEEAKLALEEFESSLKELEDKNEPKTQGTNVLTGRRVFGAQKKQAPEPKKNVKSDNYYGDSDSEGETDAREIGISAHEESNFSEREVHFDPNSLRDESEIGHDSLLKSFDDIVRDPGSKTSYEVSICAVDSWKKMNDSSAKGKQTKSANAKSAISLQITEPVESRPDGEEIDEDSDADSGGEMVDGILTSETKSTYEIPSQEELIRRAFAGDDVEDDFEREKQDALNEEVPEPEKPVLLPGWGQWTNIQKKRGPPSWMLEEHDNAKKKREEALKKRKDANLNHVIISEKRDKKAEKLYTPTLPYPFTSQEVFEGSIRMPIGPEFNPGIAVPALIRPEVVKRSGSIIKPIKFKEVNNPHERAQDHKRGGMQKKKGGKSKGKATK